The genomic window TATCATTTCATTAGCGTAAGCTATTAGTCCATCGACCGAAACCGCCAAAACTTCAAAAAAGATACAGACTAATAAGCAGACTGCTCTCGCAATGGCGTGGGCTTTCTCTTATCTGTATTTTAGGTGCTTGGCGGTACCTTGGTCGATTGATTTGAGTTTGTCCCACGTTTTTGATTTACTAACTAATCTAAAAGCTTCTAGGGACGGTAGCAAATCAAAAAAAATATGAAAAAGTCTATTTTAAAATCAGTTGCAATACTGGTAGTGTTAACCGCATTTTTTGGATGCTCTAGTGATTCAGATTCTATCCAACCTACTACCCCTTCAGTTATTGTAAAAACAAAAGTAACTATTACAAAAATTCAAATAACTAATATTCCTACTCCAAATGATTGGGATTTATCTAGTAATCCAGATATTTATGTAGTAGGTTTAGACGGTAACAATAACGTTTTAATTCCTAAAAACGGAGTTTTATGGAATTTTATTCCATCTATTACAAATAAAGTTGAAGTGAATCTTATAGTTCCTATTTCAACTATTAACCTTTCAAGTAGTGTATTTAAAGTACAAGTTTGGGATGATGATAGTGATGATGCACTTGCAGGAGCAAATGATAAAATTGGAGAAGTTCCATTTTACATATCTGATTATAGTATTGGAGCTAACAAGTATCCTAGTTATGCAGTTAAGAGCAATGGAGAAACAATAGTTACTATATATATGACTTGGGAATAATAAATACACAAACTATTTATTCATTTTATTTATTCAAAAGCGAGGCATAAATATGCTTCGCTTTTTTTATCCATAAAAATGATAAGAAATCCGTTTATTTCAGAAGTATATTAATGGTTAGTTAAAATCAATCGTTATTAATAAACGCTATCAATATCAAGTACTTAAAGAACAATACTATAAAATAAAATAAAATGACTAAATTTGTATTTAAATACTTAAAAAACAGATGGCACAACCAGCTTTAAATATCGCTTGTTATTTTGTAAATAGAGCTTTTTCTGAAAAAGTTACTATGACAAATTTAAAGCTTCAAAAAATGATATATATAGCAAATGGTATATATATAGCAAAACATAAAGAACCTTTAATTATAGAACGTGTTGAAGTATGGGCATACGGACCAGTTATTAAACCTGTTTATGATTGTTTTAAAAGGTTTGGAGCTGATAACATTAATAAAAAAACAGTAGAATGTGACATAATTTTTACTAATTATCCAAATGCAAAAGAACTAGAAATACTAGAAGCAACATGGGATTTATGTAAAGAATTAAATGGCATTCAGCTTTCAAATTGGACACACAGACCAGAATCTCCATGGACAATATCCATGAATAATAAAAAATCTTTTATACCAGATGATTTACTTGGTACTTATTTTGACCAATTTTTAAAGAAAAATTAATGAGTGAACTTTTTGTAGAAAATTTATCTGAACAATTAACGCAAAACAATAGCAATATTGCTGACCCTTTAACAACACAAGCAATCAACGAAGATAAACATGAAAAAAGAATTGTTAAGATAAAAGGAATCCATCAAAATATTGAAGAAAGAAAAAAGTATGCTAGTTATATTTATAGTTTTACTTGTGTATGGTGTTTAGGATTGTTTTTCTTTTTGTATTTTCAAGCTGTAGGTCTTTTTCATTTATCTGATTTAGTAATAACAACCTTAATTGGTTCAACTACTATTAATATTTTGGTTTTCTTTAGACTTGTAACTGCATATCTCTTTAATAAAGATAAATCAACATAAGGAATTCTACAACTTCCTCACTTTCAACCCTAGAGCAATATCAATATTATTTTCGAATGAAGGTTTTGACTTGTTATGATTGATATGGTCTTCTATTTCAGGGAATGAAATAAATTTTTCTAAAGTCTTTTTGTTATCAATTTCTACAAGTAATGTTTTTGTTGGAGAGAACTTAAAGTTATTATCAAACACATCGTTAACATCAGCGTATTTAAAATACCAAACATCATTAACAAAAATACTTTTGATGTTTTCGTTAGTAAGTAGTGATTCTAATGTTATATCTAAAAACTGCATTTTGTATCTCTGATATTTTGATAAGTGATAGTAACAAATATATTATTCAAAATTAATGAAAATCTATCTATTGCTTTAATTTTTCTGGTATTATATCTAAAAACAAATTCATCTACATAAAATTGCATGTGTTTTCTTGACCACCAATTGTAAATTCCATTATAGCCACGCTTCATAATCGACCAAAATCCTTCTATTGTATTGCTATGTATTTCTTTGTTGTCAAAGTCAACATATTGCTTCTTGGAGTGGTCAACAATGTGGTGGTCATAATCAGAATGCAAATGATTATACCCGTGCCATTCATCAGAAATTAGAACGCTGTGTTTCTCAACATTTTTTCTAATAATTGGCTGTAAGGTTTTGGCTTTAGTATCAGGAATTACAAAGGCTCTTAAATCACCATTTCTTTGCAATATACCTAATACAGGGGTTTTGTCTTTAAAACTTCTACCTTGACATTGTGCTACTTTTTTATCCTTATGACGGTTTTTGTTTTTTCCACCAACAAAAGATTCGTCACATTCAATAATACCATCAAGTTTTACTTCTGAAGGCATA from Flavobacterium eburneipallidum includes these protein-coding regions:
- a CDS encoding IS1595 family transposase, which translates into the protein MFPDNITSIRILLDTFPTEKSCLDYLEQRRWNGNVVSPFVENGQAWKCKNEKYFCKTTSKYFTVRTKTIFEKTKLPVRDWFIAIWHMTSYKKGISSVQLATELGVTQSTAWHIASKIRRLFNMPSEVKLDGIIECDESFVGGKNKNRHKDKKVAQCQGRSFKDKTPVLGILQRNGDLRAFVIPDTKAKTLQPIIRKNVEKHSVLISDEWHGYNHLHSDYDHHIVDHSKKQYVDFDNKEIHSNTIEGFWSIMKRGYNGIYNWWSRKHMQFYVDEFVFRYNTRKIKAIDRFSLILNNIFVTITYQNIRDTKCSF
- a CDS encoding Panacea domain-containing protein yields the protein MAQPALNIACYFVNRAFSEKVTMTNLKLQKMIYIANGIYIAKHKEPLIIERVEVWAYGPVIKPVYDCFKRFGADNINKKTVECDIIFTNYPNAKELEILEATWDLCKELNGIQLSNWTHRPESPWTISMNNKKSFIPDDLLGTYFDQFLKKN